One Megasphaera elsdenii DSM 20460 genomic window carries:
- a CDS encoding purple acid phosphatase family protein, translating to MKYKKSHLVAALLSAFTLFSSQALAMSVDNLMQIVAKDSATGKTISWQSDSNRNDYSVEYRHKDQGDVQLAYVTEGKRPPIYDADNPAPYTYGAYMQKLTPATEYEYRIVNADGATDWITFSTTKEDLNQYKVLIFGDSQSTDYSVWGQTAQIAWQQNDDAAFFINMGDITDNGQAYFQWRDWFENADVLTSHIPFAPVLGNHEAYSMDWQFAEPYTYKGLFAVPYGGPKDQNRLAYSFDYGDVHYVSLNTDYEELNGWRPTMMEDEAAWLDKDLAAAQKAGKRVVVLMHRPPWDSPYDGQLDVNGKYFMPLFDKYNVPLVFTAHEHCYERTVPIKNDQAATEGTVYIATGRSGTESWDGSVKKPTDVVYYNPTDMPMYLTLQVEPDEFRVSALKNDGTLIDTVSVPAKAPVVKTTEAVKDTGAVQSGQKQKKDKKAVKKSKKQKVNKNK from the coding sequence ATGAAGTATAAAAAGAGCCATCTCGTTGCGGCTCTCCTCAGTGCGTTTACTTTATTTTCCAGCCAGGCCCTGGCCATGTCAGTGGATAATCTGATGCAGATCGTCGCCAAGGACAGCGCCACGGGCAAGACGATTTCCTGGCAGTCGGACAGCAACCGTAATGACTACAGCGTAGAATACCGCCATAAGGACCAGGGAGATGTCCAGCTGGCTTATGTAACCGAAGGAAAACGGCCGCCCATTTACGACGCCGATAATCCCGCGCCCTATACGTACGGTGCGTATATGCAGAAATTGACGCCGGCGACGGAATATGAATACCGTATCGTCAATGCCGACGGCGCAACGGATTGGATTACGTTTTCGACGACCAAAGAAGATTTAAATCAATATAAAGTCCTTATTTTCGGTGATTCCCAGTCTACCGATTACAGCGTTTGGGGGCAGACGGCACAGATTGCCTGGCAGCAGAACGATGATGCGGCTTTCTTCATCAATATGGGGGACATTACCGACAACGGCCAGGCCTATTTCCAATGGCGTGACTGGTTTGAAAACGCCGATGTCCTGACCAGCCATATCCCCTTTGCGCCGGTCTTGGGGAATCACGAAGCCTACAGCATGGATTGGCAGTTTGCCGAGCCGTATACCTATAAAGGCCTCTTTGCCGTACCGTATGGCGGCCCGAAGGACCAGAACCGCCTGGCCTACTCCTTCGATTATGGCGACGTCCACTACGTATCTCTCAACACGGATTACGAAGAATTGAACGGCTGGCGGCCGACGATGATGGAAGATGAAGCGGCCTGGCTCGATAAGGACTTGGCAGCTGCCCAGAAAGCGGGTAAACGAGTGGTCGTCCTCATGCATCGTCCGCCCTGGGATAGTCCTTACGATGGGCAACTCGATGTAAACGGGAAATACTTCATGCCCCTCTTCGATAAATATAACGTCCCCTTAGTGTTCACAGCGCATGAACATTGCTATGAACGGACGGTTCCCATCAAAAACGACCAGGCTGCAACGGAAGGAACTGTCTATATTGCCACCGGCCGCTCCGGGACGGAATCGTGGGATGGCTCCGTAAAGAAGCCGACAGATGTCGTCTATTACAATCCGACGGATATGCCGATGTACCTGACGCTCCAGGTCGAACCGGATGAATTTCGTGTCAGTGCCCTGAAGAATGATGGCACGCTGATCGACACCGTATCGGTTCCGGCCAAGGCACCTGTCGTCAAAACTACGGAAGCGGTAAAAGATACAGGAGCCGTACAATCTGGCCAGAAGCAGAAAAAAGATAAAAAAGCGGTCAAGAAATCGAAGAAACAGAAGGTAAACAAAAATAAATAG
- a CDS encoding GNAT family N-acetyltransferase, translating into MNSSILIRQACGDDTGALARIYAYYVNQTAITFEYTAPDAVEMERRRQEISQHYPYLVAELDGQVVGYAYAHAFYGREAYAWSVESSIYVDVNVRKHGIGRTLYKALEEALKSMGILNINACIAIPRDEDDPYVTYDSLNFHKHLGYILAGHLHHSGYKFDRWYDIVWMEKMLGPHTIHPKFPAKK; encoded by the coding sequence ATGAACAGTAGCATTTTGATTCGGCAAGCCTGCGGAGATGATACAGGGGCTTTGGCTCGGATTTACGCCTATTACGTAAATCAGACGGCCATTACCTTCGAGTACACCGCGCCGGATGCTGTAGAAATGGAACGGCGGCGCCAAGAAATTTCGCAGCACTATCCCTATTTAGTGGCCGAATTAGACGGCCAGGTTGTCGGCTATGCCTATGCCCATGCCTTTTACGGTCGTGAAGCCTATGCCTGGTCGGTCGAATCGAGCATTTACGTTGATGTAAATGTCCGTAAACACGGCATTGGCCGTACACTCTATAAAGCCTTGGAAGAAGCGTTGAAATCTATGGGAATCCTAAACATCAATGCCTGCATTGCTATACCCCGCGATGAAGATGATCCTTATGTTACCTATGACAGCCTGAATTTCCATAAGCACCTGGGCTATATCCTGGCAGGTCATCTTCACCATAGTGGCTACAAATTCGACCGCTGGTACGATATTGTCTGGATGGAAAAAATGCTTGGCCCCCATACCATTCATCCGAAATTCCCAGCAAAAAAATGA